A genomic window from Flavobacterium phycosphaerae includes:
- the hemB gene encoding porphobilinogen synthase, whose product MFPLQRGRRLRVNESIRSLVRETTLSPADFMFPMFIAEGENYKFEIPSMPGIFRRSIDLTVEEVKELFALGIRAVNIYVKVDESLKDNTGKEAWNPNGLMQRAIRAIKTVCPEMIVMPDVALDPYSIYGHDGIIENGDVANDATNDALVKMAVSHAQAGADFVAPSDMMDGRVLRLRQGLDEAGFENVGIMSYSAKYASAFYGPFRDALDSAPREADVVVPKDKKTYQMDYANRIEAIKEALMDVEEGADMVMVKPGIAYLDIVREVKNAVNVPVTVFHVSGEYAMIKAASERGWLDHDKIMMEQLMCIKRAGASLISTYFAKEAAILLNK is encoded by the coding sequence ATGTTCCCATTACAAAGAGGCCGAAGATTACGCGTTAACGAAAGCATTCGTTCTTTAGTTCGCGAAACCACATTAAGTCCGGCCGATTTCATGTTCCCCATGTTTATCGCGGAGGGTGAAAATTATAAATTCGAAATCCCATCCATGCCGGGTATTTTCCGTCGTTCTATTGATTTAACAGTCGAAGAAGTAAAAGAATTATTCGCTTTAGGCATTCGCGCGGTAAACATTTATGTAAAAGTAGATGAAAGCCTAAAAGATAACACCGGTAAAGAAGCTTGGAATCCCAACGGACTAATGCAACGCGCCATTCGTGCTATCAAAACGGTCTGCCCGGAAATGATTGTCATGCCTGATGTAGCTTTAGACCCGTACTCCATTTACGGTCACGACGGCATTATTGAAAACGGGGATGTTGCTAACGATGCGACCAACGATGCTTTGGTAAAAATGGCGGTTTCTCACGCCCAAGCCGGAGCCGATTTTGTAGCGCCCAGCGACATGATGGACGGACGTGTTTTACGATTGCGTCAAGGGTTGGACGAAGCCGGATTTGAAAATGTGGGCATCATGAGCTATTCCGCAAAATATGCTTCCGCTTTTTATGGTCCGTTCCGCGATGCCTTAGACAGTGCCCCAAGAGAAGCCGATGTAGTCGTTCCCAAAGATAAAAAGACTTACCAAATGGATTATGCCAACCGCATCGAAGCCATCAAAGAAGCTTTAATGGATGTGGAAGAAGGGGCCGACATGGTCATGGTAAAACCCGGAATTGCGTATCTCGACATCGTTCGCGAAGTTAAAAATGCAGTTAACGTACCGGTGACGGTGTTCCATGTATCGGGCGAATACGCCATGATTAAAGCGGCTTCCGAAAGAGGTTGGCTCGACCACGACAAAATCATGATGGAACAATTGATGTGCATCAAACGCGCCGGCGCCAGCTTAATTTCAACCTATTTTGCCAAAGAAGCGGCCATTTTATTGAACAAATAA
- the hemE gene encoding uroporphyrinogen decarboxylase, with the protein MIKNDLFLRALNNETVERPPVWMMRQAGRYLPEFRALRDKYDFFTRCETPELAAEITVQPIRIVKPDAAILFSDILVVPRAMGIHVELKDNLGPIIPNPIRTMEQVNQVFVPNIEETLGYVMDAVKLTKEMLNDEVPLIGFAGSPWTIFCYTVEGKGSKSFDTAKGFCFSNPVAAHTLLQKITDTTILYLKEKVKAGCNAIQIFDSWGGMLSPEDYKEFSWQYINQIVEALSEDTKVIVFGKGCWFALGDMAKSKASALGVDWTCSARNARYLSGGNITLQGNFDPSRLLSPIPTIKKMVHQMIDEFGKDNYIVNLGHGILPNIPVDHAKAFIEAVKEYNQ; encoded by the coding sequence ATGATAAAAAACGACCTTTTCTTAAGAGCCTTAAATAACGAAACCGTTGAAAGACCACCCGTTTGGATGATGCGTCAAGCAGGAAGATACTTGCCTGAATTCAGAGCATTGCGAGACAAATACGATTTCTTCACCCGTTGTGAAACCCCGGAATTAGCAGCTGAAATCACGGTACAACCAATCCGAATTGTAAAACCGGATGCGGCTATTTTGTTTTCGGATATTTTGGTAGTACCACGCGCCATGGGAATTCATGTGGAATTGAAAGATAATTTGGGACCAATAATTCCAAACCCAATTCGTACCATGGAACAAGTTAACCAAGTGTTCGTTCCTAATATTGAGGAAACCTTGGGGTACGTTATGGATGCGGTTAAATTAACCAAAGAAATGCTGAACGATGAGGTTCCGTTAATTGGTTTCGCCGGTTCACCGTGGACGATTTTTTGCTATACTGTTGAAGGGAAAGGGTCTAAAAGCTTTGACACCGCCAAAGGATTTTGTTTTTCCAATCCGGTAGCGGCTCATACTTTGTTGCAAAAAATCACCGATACCACCATTTTATATTTAAAAGAAAAAGTAAAAGCCGGTTGTAACGCTATTCAGATTTTTGATTCGTGGGGTGGCATGCTTTCTCCTGAGGATTACAAAGAATTCTCTTGGCAATACATCAACCAAATCGTAGAAGCCTTATCCGAAGACACTAAAGTTATTGTGTTCGGAAAAGGATGTTGGTTTGCCCTTGGGGATATGGCCAAATCCAAAGCCTCAGCGCTTGGTGTAGATTGGACTTGTTCAGCAAGAAATGCCCGTTATTTATCCGGAGGGAACATCACATTACAAGGTAATTTTGACCCGTCAAGATTATTGTCGCCTATTCCAACCATCAAGAAAATGGTACACCAAATGATAGACGAATTCGGCAAAGACAATTACATCGTAAACCTTGGCCATGGCATTTTACCTAACATTCCGGTAGATCATGCTAAGGCGTTTATTGAAGCCGTGAAAGAATACAATCAATAA
- a CDS encoding uroporphyrinogen-III synthase, giving the protein MENQIRIVSTKKLLEPQKQTLLNANFSVVENDFIAIQNKDFTIENSNEYLIFTSKNAVESVLRNKKVAEIKTKKCFCVGSKTKAMLEQNGFQIEAHSDYAAELASVICNSYVKNSFTFFSGNLRRDILPDAMTLAEINWQEVQVYETLLTPHKIGFDVNGILFFSPSGAESYMQENRIEDEICFCIGNTTAEALKYATPNIIIANQPTVESTIMKCIEYYKN; this is encoded by the coding sequence ATGGAAAATCAAATTCGCATAGTGTCAACTAAAAAGCTTTTGGAACCACAGAAGCAAACCTTGTTGAATGCGAATTTTTCAGTAGTTGAAAATGATTTTATTGCCATTCAAAACAAAGATTTTACGATTGAGAATAGCAATGAGTATTTGATTTTTACGAGCAAAAATGCAGTAGAAAGTGTTCTGAGAAATAAAAAAGTTGCCGAAATTAAAACCAAAAAATGTTTCTGTGTGGGAAGCAAAACCAAAGCAATGTTGGAACAAAATGGTTTTCAGATAGAAGCTCATTCCGATTACGCAGCTGAGTTGGCTTCTGTGATTTGCAACAGTTATGTGAAAAACAGTTTCACCTTTTTCAGTGGCAATTTGAGACGCGATATTTTGCCGGATGCCATGACTTTGGCCGAAATCAATTGGCAAGAAGTACAAGTATATGAAACACTTTTGACGCCGCATAAAATTGGTTTTGATGTGAATGGCATTCTTTTTTTCAGTCCGTCAGGAGCCGAAAGTTATATGCAGGAAAACCGAATTGAAGATGAAATTTGCTTTTGCATTGGCAACACCACCGCGGAAGCTTTAAAGTATGCGACACCCAATATTATCATCGCTAACCAACCCACCGTGGAAAGTACCATAATGAAATGTATAGAATATTATAAAAATTAA
- the hemF gene encoding oxygen-dependent coproporphyrinogen oxidase, whose product MKDKFYQYILQLQDQICSGLEAVDGLAKFREDLWERPEGGGGRTRVIENGAVFEKGGVNISAVHGKLPDTMQKMFGVGEADFFACGLSLVIHPKNPMVPTVHANWRYFEMYDDNGNVINSWFGGGQDLTPYYLFEEDASHFHQTCKTACDKHNTDFYPKYKKQCDSYFWNAHRNEARGIGGLFFDYCKATEQMTMEDWYNFVTEVGNSFCEAYIPIVEKRKEVSYTAEQKNWQEIRRGRYVEFNLVHDKGTLFGLKTNGRIESILMSLPPHVQWVYDHHPEVNSEEEKLIKILTNPIDWV is encoded by the coding sequence ATGAAAGACAAGTTCTATCAATACATACTCCAACTCCAAGACCAAATCTGCTCCGGATTAGAAGCCGTTGACGGTTTGGCAAAATTCCGTGAAGACCTTTGGGAACGTCCCGAAGGCGGTGGCGGAAGAACTAGAGTAATTGAAAATGGTGCTGTTTTCGAAAAAGGTGGCGTCAACATCTCGGCCGTGCATGGCAAATTGCCGGATACGATGCAAAAAATGTTCGGCGTAGGAGAAGCTGATTTTTTCGCCTGCGGATTGAGTTTGGTCATTCATCCGAAAAACCCAATGGTGCCTACGGTTCATGCCAACTGGCGCTATTTTGAAATGTATGACGATAACGGCAATGTTATCAATTCTTGGTTCGGAGGCGGGCAGGATTTAACGCCGTATTATTTGTTCGAAGAAGATGCAAGTCATTTTCACCAAACATGCAAAACCGCTTGCGATAAACACAATACCGACTTTTATCCGAAATACAAAAAACAATGTGACAGCTATTTCTGGAATGCCCACCGCAACGAAGCGCGTGGTATTGGTGGTTTGTTCTTTGATTATTGCAAAGCAACCGAACAAATGACTATGGAAGATTGGTACAACTTTGTAACCGAAGTCGGCAACAGTTTCTGTGAAGCCTATATTCCAATTGTCGAAAAGAGAAAAGAAGTATCGTATACAGCCGAACAAAAAAACTGGCAGGAAATCCGTCGCGGTCGTTACGTAGAATTCAATTTAGTACACGACAAAGGCACCTTATTCGGTTTAAAAACCAATGGCCGAATTGAATCCATCTTGATGAGTTTACCACCTCATGTACAATGGGTGTACGACCATCATCCGGAAGTAAATTCGGAAGAAGAAAAATTAATTAAGATACTAACAAATCCGATTGATTGGGTTTAA
- a CDS encoding c-type cytochrome produces the protein MNFCKHEKKYLALILLLCTLVSCKKETQETSGKPENKTTAKVSGQELFEGAGNCTACHKPDQKIIGPSLQEIAKTYKDKKASIVAFLQEQSDPIVDPSQYEVMKTNFAITKSMSEEELKALEDYILGFSN, from the coding sequence TTGAATTTTTGTAAACATGAAAAAAAATATTTAGCACTAATCCTACTCCTTTGCACACTAGTTTCTTGTAAAAAGGAAACCCAAGAAACCTCTGGAAAACCGGAGAATAAAACAACGGCAAAAGTGTCCGGGCAAGAACTCTTTGAAGGCGCAGGAAACTGCACCGCTTGTCACAAACCAGACCAAAAAATAATTGGCCCAAGCCTACAAGAAATCGCCAAAACCTATAAAGATAAAAAGGCTAGCATTGTAGCTTTTCTGCAGGAACAAAGCGACCCCATTGTTGACCCATCGCAATACGAAGTAATGAAAACCAATTTCGCCATCACCAAAAGCATGAGCGAAGAGGAATTAAAGGCGCTGGAAGATTATATTCTCGGCTTTTCAAATTAA